A region of the Lycium barbarum isolate Lr01 chromosome 1, ASM1917538v2, whole genome shotgun sequence genome:
CCGCCGTAATAGCACCCGGAAAATGCTAGCATATCAGGTTCAAACCtgaaatatatatacatcagagTGACAAACATTAAGTGCCAACAAAAGCATAAATGTAAAAGGAGTTATCCTGAGTAACGGACATATATAAGAAATAACATCAGAAAGATTAGAACTTTTATGTTACCGAAGGAAAAAAAGGTACAAATTGTAATTTAGACACACATCTAATGCTTACTTAGGTAATACAGATATTTGACTATTATGAAGTATGAAGGTCAAAATACAATCTTTCCATTTTAACAAAAGAAAACACAGATGTTGGCATGTTGCTGCTCATTCTGCATCTATCAAAGTTCTCATTACCAAACCAGTGAATAAGATTTCTCCTAATCCCTAAATGTCTATGATCCCGAGAGCATACAAACTTTACCTCAAGCTGATATGCACTTCTTAATATTATGAAGAAAACTATAGGAGGATCGCTTACATGGTCCAGGTAAACATTACCCATATCATATATGGCAGGAAACTGGATAGCATTTAGAAATTCTTTTTATGAATAAGATTATTCGGAGTATTAGACCCGCCACCATAGGAAAGCCAATAGAGTTTTTTATTTTCCTAAGCTTCAAATGTAAATGAATGGGTTTGTCCATTCTTTCGGTTAGGTAAAAGGAGATTTAGCCAATACAGCCCCCCTTTCCTGTCCTAAAAGTTGCAGCATTAATTTTCAGTTCCAAAATTCAAGACTTTACTTTTGAAAAATTGCTATGCAGAGTTAAATAAACCAAATTTTAATTTCGTAACACTGTCAGTCAAATAAACCTCAAATGAACTGCAATGAAACGTCTTGCCATCTTTCGCATACGCACTACAAGTTTCTGACCAAAATTCCTTATGGGCTTAGTGAATCTTAATGCATGATAATTCACACGGCAACGTAACTTTTGTAGCTCTTCATCAAGGTCATTAGCAAGCCGATAATCAAATTTTGTCAACTGAAGAACCTGCACACAATATGGAGGTCAaacatcaagaaaaaaaaaactgagcaTAACCATCCACTTTTTACTATCAAGTTTTAACTTAAAGACTCCATGAGAATTATTGATTAATTGTTGTTCCATGAATTGTTTATACAGGTTTATATGTGCCATATTACATTCTGAGATTGTTAATAGCTACGTCCCGCGCTCAAGTTAAATTCCAGAAAAACGAAGATGTGTGCATCCTGAAACAGAACATAATTTAGGATTTCTGCAAGTTGACTGTCTAAACAGCTAAATGAAGAGATCAGGAAGAGTGATTACATTTCCTTAAAGTTCACTTATAGTTTTCTGGGAAATATGAGGTTTGAGATAGAAAATAGCAGGCAGCTAGTATAGGTGTGTAAATGATTGCACAAATATGATTAAAAAACAGAATCAATTGTTCTGATTTTCTTTTACTTACACGCCTCCTTAAGAGTACTGGCAATACTTGGTCCAAGTAATATTCAGGTTCTGATTTTCTAGGAACACGCATGGTATATGGAGGTTTTCCCATTGACCTCATGACCTTCTCTGGAACTCTTTTAACAACAGTGACATCCTTTGCAAGGTAAGAGATGAACCATTTAACATCAAAGATGTTGACAAAATCACTGCAGGTTAACAAGATATCTCagtaaaagagagagagagagagagagagtcaaaTTTGCTTCTGTTATTACGATCCATTTTATAAGCTTATGCAACAGACAGGCTCCTCAAAATAAGTACAAGATGCCCACCAACCTATCATCCTTCCAAAATGAATTATGATCCAACTCAGGTACAACTAAAGTGGCGTTAAGAATTCGCGCAACAACTACAGCATCAGTTATCTGGTAAGCACGAGATAGGTTCCAAATGTTAGACTATTAAGATACAGTATTAAAAGAGCAAACACAAACTGTTTGAGAGATACCAAAGATTAGTTGATGAATGATTCAAGTCAAGAACAGCATACTTACTCCAGTCCTTTGTTGGTTGAGTCCTCCGCTAGTTGCAATAAGTAGATATCCATTTGAAGAACGCACACTCACAGCAGCTACATTTCATTTGGGAAGCGTTATAGACCAAGGTATTCTCAGTAAAAATTGAAGCCTAGTGAAATTATGAGATGCAGAAGCATAAGAGTGAACTTTGAAGCTAAATAAGCAGGAGAAAGCCTTTTGGAAATTATCAAAATGACTAAGTGCAAGTGCACATCAAATTTCTGAAGAACTATGATTTAACTCCTATTTGTGTCACATATCAAACAAGAAACAGCAGAATCCAATGCAAGGGCGGACCTTAACAATAATTTGTTCACTTCTACATATCTATGAGGATGCTATAAATGACAATAAGGCCTAGCTCTATTCTTTTTTTTGAAACAGTTAACATATCTATTATAAACAAAGAAATACACCAAAAGTGTACTTCAGTAGTAATTACAAGTAGTAGCCAAAAGAGCAAAACCTACCACCTAGACCCTCATAAACTGTCTACAATACTAGCTAAGGCTAACTCCATTCTACATATGGTTTTGTTTAGATATCTTGATCACCAACTTAACCAGGCTTCTATATCTACACTTCAATAGCCAATATTAGACACAACCTTCAGTTCAAGTTCACCAACTCAAGAAACAGGACTTCTCTTTATGTTTTAGCCAGCAGTTAAAGGGGACGGTAGATGAGTGATGGTCAAAGACGAAAAAAGATTATCTAAGTTCCTTTTGGGAATAAAAGAGCGTCGGAAACAAAAGTGAAAATGTTTAAAAACAAAACCATCAATCCTTAGAAGTTGGATGCAGACAAGCTAACTCTCTTTCACTTCCTTCCATTCCAAATAAAACAAAGGCTATATACTTTTGGCATGGAGGAGCCAATTTTCTCCACTACCTCTTCTCACTCAATTGTTTCAATCAGGCATACTCTACTTTCTTTTAGTTGTCAGTAGAGCATATGATTACATTTTAGCTGAGATCATAATGTTAGATGTAAGTAACTGATTTCCATAACCCACTCAAGAAACCTAAAGCATCGAAATTGAAAATCTCTAGGCCCTCACCTTCAGATTATGACCAACCAAATAACATTGCCTAAACACAATACATGATAAGAGTGACAACATCACAAACAGTTAGGACAGAAAATATCTGAAGAAACCATGCAAAAGCATTTACGTACAAGCAAAACGAGGGCCTCTCTCACTGCATCCATAGTAAGAAGTTGAATACCTTGACTTCCAAATATCAATTGGCGTACCTCCATCCTAAGATATATCAAGTAACAGAACACGTGATGCTTCAAAATAACTGGATAGGCAAAACAAAAACTAATCTTTCAACTTCATAGCTGCGACTGTTGCAGCCAGAAACTTTAGCTTTTCCGATAAACTTCTGTCAGATTGTAAGGAACCATTAGTCATTATTACTGTGTCATCCAACAGAAGAAAATCATTCCATCACTACCAGCAAACTCATAACATGATATTCTGAACTTTCCTTTGGCATTCCAGCCACTCCCAAAGGCAAAAAAGCGTTGAAAGAGAATATAAACTGTTCAAGGGAGTGTAACATATACTTCACTCTTTACTTAAATTCTTAAACATCAAATTTGGcacacaagaaaaagaaaaatcccAAAACCAAAAGACTTGCTTGTTAAACTGATAAAATAGATACTAGATAAACTTGATAGTAGCCAAAATCCAACAAAGGTATCTATGAAAACTTCAGTTCACACAGCTATACTCGAAAGAGACCATAGAACCCCACAAAATtgcaatgcataatcttaatccGATAAGCGTAGAGAAGCAATGCATGtacaacaactactactactactttgtAACAGTAACTGAGTACTACTTTTGACAAGATAGATGAGAACATATAATAGATTTATACATGTTTGAGGTGTATTTCAATACTGCTTAACGTTCACTGTGAGTTCAAGTTGAGAGCTTTGGGTGCGACAGCGCCAACTGCCCAAATATTACTCCATCCCATATTATGTGCTTATACTTTTTCATTTTAGGGATGTCCCAACATGTTTGACACTATTCCATTTCTATATTCACAATCTTCAAGAATTAAAATTCATCAAGCTATTCAAAAGTTAAACTCCATGTGATGTTTTCTCTATCAAAACTATACTTTCAAATTTAACATTTTCTACACTTAAATATCTTTCCCACAACTACTAATATAATTTGTAAGTCAAATTAACATCTTAAACACCCTCTTCTACTAAAAATCCATTAGATAAAATGGGATGTAGGGAGTACATTGTTAACATGAAGAGAAAGGCAATACATCAATATTAAATTTTCCACATGTGAAAGAAAACTGAAGAAGGGTGTTGAATAAAAAGTCAAACTTTGTTGTAAACATAGTCAAAACAAAGCTAATTAACCATTTTATTTATGCCCACATTGCCGTGGTTCTTACGGAAACAGCCTCCCCTATGTTAGTTGTTGTATTTATGGCCACATTATAGATTACCTGTTTGTAGAACCAAGCACCTCTGCCGAAACTGTGAGAGTACAACTCAAGATTGGACGCCACGTGTCCGGTAAAGAGAGATATCAATCCTAAGGCAAACAACATTAACCCACAAAGTGTGGTACATGAGATGGGTCGCCTTGACCAACAGCTAAACAAGAAATGCTGTTTCTGAGTATTAGCCAATGCCCCACAACTATATTTCGCCATACCCATATTTACAGCTACTTGATTTACCCTTTTATTCTCATATTAACAGGGAATAACAATAAATTAGTACCCCATACAAAAAGAAGCAGTGCCAATCACTGTGGATGTCTATGTAAATGATGTTGCCCGTATAACTGAATGGGTGTTCACTTCTCTGGAAATCCTTTTTTCCCCAGTTTAAATCTGGTTGTCGCctgatcaacaaaaaaaaaactcgaaatCTCTTTTACTCTTCTGTTGATGTAATCCGCCCAATGATTATCTAGTACAAGTAGAAAAATGGGTTTCACAAATCTGGCAGATTGTGGAGTGTGGATAGCCTCTGTTGTTACTTGGGATCGAAATAGGAATGCGGGAAGGTACAGAGGAGGTTGGAATTATTACCcactgtttggatggttgtttccgtGGTTTATTAATATATGTTGTAAACCCTTATAATTACGTGGTTATATAAtcataaaaatatttaatttttgtaACAATGAATTTGATAATTTTTGTGTGGTTAgaatttcatttctccattatactcCCACCTTCCACCCCCACTCTACCACTCACCCCTACCCCACACTATCACACACCCCCTACTCCCACCCTCACTCCCAACTACCCCACCCATCTGCCACCCACCCCATCCTACCACCCACCACCACACACTACTCCTTACCACTACccaaccccaccctaccacccactacccccaccttCATCCCACAActacccacctcacaccacccaaccccaccccataAACCACTTACCCCCACCCCTACCACCCATTACCctaccctcatcccacaaccacccacctcacatcCAATGACCACCCCCGTTCaccacctacttattttttaaagtttttatTTTATCCTTCACCTGAATTATGTtaatatatataaagtaatttctaattaagagttaagagtattttagtaaacttacaaattattatacaaaatcatacagttaaatcaaacaatacaaatgttattaaatcaCAACAAACATACAGTTTATCCAAACATTGTCTTTATTAATACAATATAAtaaaatacaatacaacaccatactgtacattaatgaaccacgggaaacaaccatccaaacagagtgttAGGGATGATACTCTTTTCTACTCAGAAATAACATGTTcctatatttttctttttccacAAAAAACCAAAAAAGCTACATAAAGAAACATTATGACTAGTAGTTTTATGATTAATGAAAATGCTTCCAAATCATTAGTATTAAACAAAACTGAAAAGTTGAGTTTTTGTAAAAAATCAAAAGttttttttagaaatttaaaaaatgACAGTCTGGTGCACAAAGCATTCCACCTTTTGCTTGAACCCGTGATATATAGATCACATGATGCTCCCCTTCTtttttgataaattattttgtaaaaaaaaaaaaaacttaactaACCAAACATCagaaaaattggaaaatatataccaaacacACCATTAGACATTATTTACAATCTTTGTAGATAATTACGAACATCATAAGAGATTTTATTTGGTTTGCTATATTAAGTGAATGGTAGCTAGTGATGTTTAAAGCAAAGTAAATTCCACATTTATAAGCTAATTTTCTACCCAAATTTCACATTTTTTCACCTGGTGTTCAATCTCGGCATGGGTGTGCTAATTTATCCGGATTCACATCACGCAAGACCTTTTAAAGGGCAAGCActctaaaaatttaaaaaaaaaatcatagcaACATTTGCACTTGAAAGGTCTTATTAAAATTAGAAGGATTCACGTCATTATTGTTCATTCAAAATTTTCACCTCTTTTAGCTGTATGAAGTTAAAGAGGAGAGAAGACGAGGAGAAATCGTCACTCGTCAGGTAGCTCGATTGGAATTATTATGGATAATATACAAGAGCTCCGAGTCTATGTGATATATATAACAATCAGAGAGTTCAAATTATTGTAATAAACAAATCTTTTCATCTACCCGATCCATTGACAAGTTAAATATATCAGTACGGTCAGCGGGTCAGTTCATTTTGTGATCATGTGTCATAACTAATTAGGGCCAGGACCTAAACTCAAGTTCCAGATGTTAGCATTTGGTGAAATGGATGGACCATAAGACATGGACTTATCACTTACCCCACTACCCTAAAATTTGGCAACTACTCGTACTACTAAAACTGAAAACAGTTCTTACTGGAAGAACTACATAATACATGTATTGATTTGGTTCGAGGGTTCTTGAGTACAAAATTATTCATTTTGAACTACATATCATCTACAGAGAGGCTTTTGAGTACTTAAATTTTACCATAATTTCTTCATTATTATTTCTTGCTAGTAACTAAGTGAAATCTAACTATTTCTATAAGTTTACTCACAGCAATAGTTTAAGCAGATAGAAAGAAAAACACATATCAATGGATCCAATTaacattaattaatttaatttgagAATTGACTCCGATAACGACACTATAACAACTGCCGGAAGAATGTTCGATCTTTGTTTTGGTTGTGATATTGCTCTATATATATTTTAGACATACTTTAGATCATGTTAAATATCTTACATGGAA
Encoded here:
- the LOC132641037 gene encoding O-fucosyltransferase 29-like isoform X1, which gives rise to MGMAKYSCGALANTQKQHFLFSCWSRRPISCTTLCGLMLFALGLISLFTGHVASNLELYSHSFGRGAWFYKQDGGTPIDIWKSRYSTSYYGCSERGPRFASAVSVRSSNGYLLIATSGGLNQQRTGITDAVVVARILNATLVVPELDHNSFWKDDSDFVNIFDVKWFISYLAKDVTVVKRVPEKVMRSMGKPPYTMRVPRKSEPEYYLDQVLPVLLRRRVLQLTKFDYRLANDLDEELQKLRCRVNYHALRFTKPIRNFGQKLVVRMRKMARRFIAVHLRFEPDMLAFSGCYYGGGDKERYELGEIRKRWATLPELSPDEERTRGRCPLTPHEVGLMLRALGFKNDTYLYVASGEVYGGEKTLQPLKELFPNFYTKEIVAGDELKPFLPYSSRLAAIDYIVCDESDVFVTNNNGNMAKILAGSRRYMGHKRTIRPNAKRLSALFMARNKMDWDTFSRKVKSCQSGFMGEPEEMRPGRGEFHEFPSSCICKTPFNHSNFIDKYNNHTSGGNPTLPDSRYRYIHNSSDLDEKSLQKLY
- the LOC132641037 gene encoding O-fucosyltransferase 29-like isoform X2 — translated: MGMAKYSCGALANTQKQHFLFSCWSRRPISCTTLCGLMLFALGLISLFTGHVASNLELYSHSFGRGAWFYKQDGGTPIDIWKSRYSTSYYGCSERGPRFASAVSVRSSNGYLLIATSGGLNQQRTGITDAVVVARILNATLVVPELDHNSFWKDDSDFVNIFDVKWFISYLAKDVTVVKRVPEKVMRSMGKPPYTMRVPRKSEPEYYLDQVLPVLLRRRVLQLTKFDYRLANDLDEELQKFEPDMLAFSGCYYGGGDKERYELGEIRKRWATLPELSPDEERTRGRCPLTPHEVGLMLRALGFKNDTYLYVASGEVYGGEKTLQPLKELFPNFYTKEIVAGDELKPFLPYSSRLAAIDYIVCDESDVFVTNNNGNMAKILAGSRRYMGHKRTIRPNAKRLSALFMARNKMDWDTFSRKVKSCQSGFMGEPEEMRPGRGEFHEFPSSCICKTPFNHSNFIDKYNNHTSGGNPTLPDSRYRYIHNSSDLDEKSLQKLY